The following are encoded together in the Paraburkholderia dioscoreae genome:
- the pstA gene encoding phosphate ABC transporter permease PstA produces MDTTFDMKKFRRRRMTNNVVFVLSVLSTLFGLFWLFWILATTVINGFAALGPSLFTQMTPPPGQQGGLLNALYGSFLMIGIASLIGVPLGLMAGIYLAEYARRTRLGAVVRFVNDILLSAPSIVIGLFTYELIVRQIGHFSGWAGAVALAIIMLPVVIRTTDEMLQLIPDSMREAALSLGIPRWKISSRILLKAASAGIVTGALLAVARISGETAPLLFTALNNQYWSTTPNGPLANIPVVIFQYAMSPYEAWHTLAWAGAFLMTVFVLALAILSRTFFNRAHASR; encoded by the coding sequence ATGGACACAACCTTCGACATGAAGAAATTCCGTCGGCGGCGTATGACGAACAACGTTGTTTTCGTCCTATCGGTCCTGTCGACGCTTTTTGGTCTGTTCTGGCTGTTCTGGATTCTCGCGACGACCGTGATAAACGGCTTCGCGGCACTCGGGCCGAGCCTTTTCACTCAGATGACACCGCCACCTGGTCAACAAGGGGGGCTTCTGAACGCGCTGTACGGTAGCTTTCTGATGATAGGTATCGCGTCTCTCATCGGCGTGCCGCTCGGATTGATGGCAGGAATCTATCTGGCTGAGTACGCACGCCGTACGCGCCTTGGTGCAGTCGTGCGCTTCGTCAACGACATCCTTCTGAGCGCACCGTCGATTGTCATCGGCCTGTTCACCTACGAACTCATCGTGCGTCAGATAGGCCACTTCTCAGGCTGGGCCGGAGCGGTAGCACTTGCCATCATCATGTTGCCGGTCGTCATCCGGACTACCGATGAGATGCTCCAACTGATTCCGGACAGCATGCGTGAGGCCGCACTGTCGCTTGGCATCCCCCGCTGGAAAATCAGTTCTCGCATTCTGCTCAAGGCTGCGAGCGCCGGCATCGTGACTGGCGCGTTGCTCGCCGTCGCCAGAATTAGCGGGGAAACTGCGCCGCTGCTCTTTACCGCACTGAACAACCAGTACTGGTCAACGACGCCGAACGGCCCGCTCGCCAATATTCCGGTCGTCATCTTTCAGTACGCGATGAGTCCCTACGAAGCCTGGCACACTCTGGCGTGGGCCGGCGCATTCCTGATGACGGTCTTTGTCCTGGCACTGGCCATCCTGTCCCGCACCTTCTTCAATCGCGCTCATGCCTCCCGTTAA
- the pstS gene encoding phosphate ABC transporter substrate-binding protein PstS, which translates to MNTRFVQRLAGAVVVATFAVAAHAVEITGAGSTFVYPILSKWSSDYNQSSGIKVNYQSIGSGGGIAQIKAATVDFGATDMPMSIEDLKAKEMGQFPSVIGGVVPVVNIEGVTPGKIRFTGPVLADIYLGKIKKWSDPAIAKANPGLKLPDATITVVHRSDGSGTTFNWVNYLSKVSLEWKTKVGEGTSVAWPTGVGGKGNEGVAAYVNRLKNSIGYVEYAYVLQNKMTYGSVQNKAGNFVEPNAKSFQAAAATADWTKAQDFDLVMTDAAGADAYPVTATTFIVMYKQPKNAAQSKATIEFFRWALEKGQQQAQSLDYVPLPEPLVKQIETYWSTNFKF; encoded by the coding sequence ATGAATACGCGGTTCGTGCAACGTCTGGCGGGTGCTGTAGTGGTGGCAACCTTCGCGGTCGCCGCCCACGCGGTAGAAATCACCGGCGCCGGTTCCACCTTTGTGTACCCCATTCTCTCGAAGTGGTCTTCAGACTACAACCAGTCTTCGGGCATCAAGGTCAATTACCAGTCGATTGGCTCAGGCGGCGGCATCGCTCAAATCAAGGCCGCTACCGTCGACTTCGGTGCGACCGATATGCCGATGTCCATCGAGGACCTGAAAGCGAAGGAGATGGGTCAATTTCCTTCCGTCATTGGTGGCGTCGTTCCGGTCGTAAATATCGAAGGTGTCACGCCGGGCAAGATTCGTTTCACCGGGCCCGTTCTCGCGGACATCTACCTGGGCAAAATCAAGAAGTGGAGTGACCCGGCCATTGCGAAAGCCAACCCGGGTCTGAAGCTGCCGGACGCCACCATCACCGTGGTGCACCGCTCCGATGGTTCTGGCACCACTTTCAACTGGGTCAACTACCTCTCGAAGGTCAGCCTGGAATGGAAGACCAAAGTCGGCGAAGGTACGTCCGTCGCGTGGCCCACGGGCGTCGGCGGCAAAGGTAACGAGGGCGTCGCAGCCTACGTGAACCGCCTGAAAAACTCCATCGGATACGTCGAGTATGCCTACGTGCTGCAGAACAAGATGACCTACGGTTCCGTGCAGAACAAGGCCGGCAATTTCGTCGAGCCGAATGCGAAATCGTTCCAGGCAGCGGCGGCGACAGCAGACTGGACCAAGGCGCAGGATTTCGACCTCGTGATGACTGACGCAGCGGGTGCTGATGCCTATCCGGTCACAGCCACGACGTTCATCGTCATGTACAAGCAGCCGAAGAACGCCGCCCAATCCAAAGCGACTATCGAATTCTTCCGCTGGGCGCTCGAGAAGGGGCAGCAGCAGGCCCAGTCCCTTGACTACGTTCCGCTGCCGGAGCCGCTCGTCAAGCAAATTGAGACATACTGGTCGACCAACTTCAAGTTCTGA
- a CDS encoding sensor histidine kinase produces the protein MLSHLSYRYKIPLALSAVILLTEILVTIALVSVAVSDARNDLESSAQNLCRVLTLSVRDPMVKDDLWRAFEAIRTPVAVREPSNPLKEIVLFDARARVYASTSPREEPVQRPVAHLPAQFGTVISHLGGSGDQFFFDFPGLFASRDVTAGMPVNSDDGSRLGYVVLVYDANTFYGRVRSTLLKLAVATVPALLLLIPLGWVWGDRMAKPLLRLAAAMARVGKEHPEKVGAGITAQSNDEIGQLEQQFQTMLAELAQKQDLEREVVVSERLAAVGQVAAGIAHEINNPLGGMLNAIDTLNTHGEPDAQTKKTLGLLERGLGQIRATVGALLFEARLDSPAMSLSDWQDLKLLIAPQMQAKQAMFHWDIDLDEAIALPAHLVRQLVLNLLLNAVKAVEVGGRVDCLVAVDGVGLQITVSNTGQHISGVAMEHLFEPFGAVAVAEGRRSYSLGLWVSYQIVTQLGGTISVDSAPGRTYFAVLLPVTSP, from the coding sequence ATGCTGTCCCATCTCAGCTACCGCTACAAGATCCCGCTCGCGCTGAGCGCAGTCATTCTGTTGACGGAAATACTCGTGACCATCGCGCTCGTAAGCGTCGCGGTGTCGGATGCCAGAAATGACCTCGAGAGTAGCGCCCAGAATCTGTGCCGCGTTCTCACGCTGTCGGTTCGCGACCCGATGGTCAAGGACGACCTGTGGCGGGCATTCGAAGCGATTCGAACGCCGGTGGCGGTCAGGGAGCCCTCGAATCCGCTGAAGGAAATCGTTCTGTTTGATGCCAGGGCGCGGGTGTACGCGTCAACCTCTCCCCGGGAGGAACCTGTCCAGCGGCCGGTCGCCCACCTTCCCGCCCAGTTCGGTACGGTTATCTCTCATCTTGGAGGCTCCGGTGACCAGTTCTTCTTTGACTTCCCTGGATTGTTCGCGAGCCGTGATGTCACCGCCGGCATGCCAGTGAATTCCGACGACGGGAGCCGCCTCGGCTATGTGGTGCTGGTCTATGACGCTAATACCTTCTACGGCCGCGTGCGCTCGACGCTGCTCAAGCTCGCCGTAGCCACGGTGCCAGCTTTGTTGCTACTGATACCGTTGGGCTGGGTATGGGGCGACCGGATGGCGAAGCCGCTCCTTCGCCTCGCAGCGGCCATGGCTCGTGTTGGAAAGGAGCATCCGGAAAAAGTGGGGGCGGGCATCACCGCGCAAAGCAACGACGAAATAGGACAGCTGGAACAGCAGTTTCAGACCATGCTTGCGGAACTGGCGCAAAAACAGGACCTGGAACGCGAAGTTGTCGTCTCCGAGAGACTCGCGGCCGTGGGCCAGGTGGCAGCCGGCATCGCGCACGAAATCAACAATCCACTGGGCGGCATGCTGAACGCTATCGACACGCTCAATACTCATGGTGAGCCCGACGCTCAAACAAAGAAGACGCTAGGACTGCTCGAACGTGGTCTCGGTCAAATCCGCGCGACTGTCGGCGCGTTGCTGTTTGAGGCGCGGCTTGACTCGCCTGCGATGAGTTTGTCGGACTGGCAGGACTTGAAGCTGTTGATAGCACCGCAGATGCAGGCGAAGCAGGCAATGTTTCATTGGGACATTGACTTGGACGAAGCGATAGCATTACCCGCACACCTGGTGCGCCAGCTCGTGCTCAACCTGCTGCTGAACGCGGTGAAGGCCGTGGAGGTCGGTGGGCGTGTTGACTGCCTGGTTGCAGTCGACGGGGTTGGACTGCAGATAACAGTATCGAACACTGGTCAGCACATCTCGGGCGTCGCCATGGAGCACCTGTTCGAACCGTTTGGGGCGGTTGCCGTGGCCGAGGGCCGTCGCTCGTACAGCCTTGGACTGTGGGTGAGTTATCAAATCGTTACGCAGCTCGGTGGCACAATTTCAGTGGATAGCGCACCGGGACGGACGTACTTTGCCGTGCTGTTGCCCGTTACTTCTCCGTGA
- a CDS encoding acylphosphatase — protein MESHDKDEPLETRLVQVLGQVQGVGYREACVRRARELGVTGWVRNRTDGSVEAMLQGSPEQVAALCAWLSEGMSAALVEALEVTEMPPPFARFDNFERLPTL, from the coding sequence ATGGAATCTCACGACAAGGACGAGCCGCTCGAGACCCGACTGGTGCAGGTGCTCGGCCAGGTGCAGGGCGTGGGCTATCGGGAGGCCTGCGTCCGCCGCGCGCGAGAGCTGGGCGTCACAGGCTGGGTCCGCAACCGAACAGACGGTTCAGTAGAAGCAATGCTGCAGGGCTCGCCGGAGCAGGTGGCCGCCCTGTGCGCCTGGCTCAGCGAAGGCATGTCCGCTGCGCTTGTCGAAGCGCTTGAGGTAACCGAGATGCCGCCACCGTTTGCCCGCTTTGACAATTTCGAGCGCTTGCCCACCCTGTGA
- the pstB gene encoding phosphate ABC transporter ATP-binding protein PstB, with amino-acid sequence MPPVKMPTARTTKARISVRGLNFHYGRRQALYDVNVDFPDREVTAIIGSSGCGKSTLLRVLNRMYSIYPEQTATGSVEIDGKNILDTHFKLNELRLMVGMVFQKPTPFTMSIYDNVALAITHHEALTRSELEERVEFALRQAALWDEVKDKLDQSALALSGGQQQRLCIARALAIDPEVLLLDEPTSALDPIATGKIEDLLHALRKHYTVVIVTHNMQQAARVSEHTAFMHLGKLIEFGTTEQIFSKPTQKASEDYITGRFG; translated from the coding sequence ATGCCTCCCGTTAAGATGCCAACCGCCCGGACGACCAAAGCGCGTATCTCTGTGCGCGGACTGAATTTCCACTACGGCCGACGTCAGGCGCTGTACGACGTCAACGTCGATTTCCCGGATAGGGAAGTCACCGCAATCATCGGCTCATCAGGCTGCGGCAAGTCGACACTGCTGCGGGTTCTGAACCGGATGTACTCGATTTATCCGGAGCAGACGGCTACCGGCAGTGTCGAGATTGACGGAAAGAACATCCTCGACACGCATTTCAAACTCAACGAGTTGAGGTTGATGGTCGGGATGGTTTTTCAGAAGCCCACGCCATTTACGATGTCGATTTACGACAACGTCGCGTTGGCCATCACTCACCACGAAGCATTGACACGCAGCGAACTCGAGGAACGCGTCGAATTCGCGCTACGGCAGGCTGCGCTGTGGGATGAGGTCAAGGACAAGCTCGACCAGAGTGCGCTAGCGCTCTCCGGGGGCCAACAGCAGCGCCTGTGTATTGCCCGGGCGCTTGCCATCGACCCCGAAGTGCTGCTTCTGGACGAACCGACTTCCGCGCTGGACCCGATAGCAACCGGCAAGATTGAAGACCTGCTGCATGCGCTGCGCAAACACTACACGGTCGTCATCGTCACTCACAACATGCAACAGGCGGCCCGCGTCTCGGAACACACGGCGTTCATGCATCTGGGGAAGCTCATTGAGTTCGGCACTACCGAGCAGATTTTCTCGAAGCCGACCCAGAAAGCGAGCGAGGATTACATTACCGGCCGCTTCGGCTAG
- the phoB gene encoding phosphate regulon transcriptional regulator PhoB encodes MQISVLIVEDEPAIIELLAANLKHAGMHPLPARDVTVASALIAEVLPDLIVLDWMLPGVSGLQFMRQLRADFRTRDVPVIMLTARDEEQDRVDGLEAGADDYLAKPFSPKELVARIKAVLRRRAPQLTDDAVTIGRLTLDPATRRLFVKDDDAELLVHLGPTEFKLLHFFMTHPERVHSRTLVLDQVWGDHVFIEERTIDVHIKRLRAALKPVGYDAIIETVRGSGYRLSREPQPRRMEKAA; translated from the coding sequence ATGCAAATCAGCGTGCTGATAGTCGAAGACGAACCTGCCATCATCGAGTTGCTTGCTGCCAACCTGAAGCATGCCGGCATGCACCCGCTGCCAGCTCGGGACGTCACGGTCGCGAGCGCGCTGATAGCGGAAGTTCTGCCCGACCTGATTGTGCTGGACTGGATGCTGCCAGGCGTGTCCGGGCTCCAGTTCATGCGTCAGCTTCGCGCTGACTTCAGGACTCGCGACGTGCCGGTCATCATGCTGACGGCTCGAGATGAAGAGCAGGACCGCGTGGATGGCCTCGAAGCTGGCGCGGACGACTATCTTGCCAAGCCGTTCTCGCCCAAAGAGCTTGTCGCCCGTATCAAGGCGGTCCTGCGCCGGCGAGCGCCACAGTTGACGGACGACGCGGTCACTATCGGCCGCCTCACCCTGGACCCGGCGACGCGGCGGTTGTTCGTGAAGGACGACGATGCGGAACTTCTTGTGCATCTTGGGCCGACCGAGTTCAAGCTGCTTCACTTTTTCATGACGCATCCCGAGCGCGTACACAGCCGTACGCTTGTTCTTGATCAGGTGTGGGGCGACCATGTGTTCATCGAGGAACGAACTATCGACGTGCACATCAAGCGACTACGGGCGGCACTGAAACCGGTCGGCTACGACGCCATCATCGAAACCGTTCGCGGTAGTGGTTACAGGCTGTCTCGAGAGCCGCAGCCACGACGAATGGAAAAGGCTGCGTAA
- the pstC gene encoding phosphate ABC transporter permease subunit PstC, whose protein sequence is MFWFAAFSAAIFVLVLLSGVAFSMLWGGRLAFQTFGWHFLVSTDWDAVAHKFGALIPIYGTLVSSFLALLIAVPISFGIAMFLTEIAPRWMKGPVSTAIELLAAIPSIIYGMWGLFVFAPVLADHVEPWLISTFGNVWLIGPLFSGAPIGLGLLPAGLILGIMIIPFITAVMRDVFSATPQMLKESAFALGATRWEVIRKVVLPYTRSAVIGAIFLGLGRALGETMAVTFVLGNAHDLSVSLMDPSNSIAATLANEFTEADSPIYLSSLIALGFVLFVVTFIVLALAKILLLRLNSMEGAK, encoded by the coding sequence ATGTTCTGGTTTGCGGCCTTTAGCGCAGCGATATTCGTCCTGGTCCTGCTATCTGGCGTCGCGTTCTCGATGCTGTGGGGTGGCCGGCTCGCGTTCCAGACGTTCGGCTGGCATTTTCTCGTCAGCACCGATTGGGATGCCGTGGCCCACAAATTCGGCGCGTTGATTCCAATCTACGGCACGCTGGTGAGTTCGTTCCTGGCGTTGCTCATAGCGGTCCCAATCAGCTTCGGCATTGCGATGTTTCTCACGGAAATCGCACCGCGCTGGATGAAGGGACCTGTCAGCACGGCAATCGAGCTGCTCGCTGCAATTCCCAGCATCATCTACGGCATGTGGGGCCTGTTCGTGTTCGCCCCAGTACTTGCCGACCATGTTGAGCCCTGGCTCATCAGCACGTTTGGCAATGTGTGGCTGATTGGCCCGCTGTTCTCGGGCGCGCCCATTGGTCTCGGCCTGCTGCCGGCCGGCCTGATTCTCGGCATCATGATTATCCCTTTCATCACCGCTGTGATGCGCGACGTCTTTTCCGCGACGCCACAGATGCTCAAAGAATCTGCTTTCGCGCTCGGGGCAACGCGGTGGGAAGTGATTCGAAAGGTCGTTCTTCCATACACGCGCTCAGCGGTCATCGGGGCCATTTTCCTGGGTCTCGGTCGAGCGTTGGGCGAAACAATGGCGGTGACCTTCGTGCTGGGCAACGCCCACGACCTGAGCGTTTCGCTGATGGACCCCAGCAACTCCATCGCGGCGACCCTCGCCAATGAGTTCACCGAAGCCGATTCGCCCATTTACCTGTCGTCGCTCATCGCGCTGGGCTTTGTCCTCTTTGTGGTCACGTTCATTGTCCTGGCATTGGCAAAGATTTTGCTGCTGCGCCTGAACAGCATGGAAGGAGCGAAGTGA
- a CDS encoding arsenate reductase ArsC: MTEHRKYNVLFLCTHNSARSILAEAALNQLASDRFVGYSAGSHPGTAPNPYALDLLRSQGISTEGLRSKSWDEFAEDGAPQIDFIFTVCDNAAGEVCPIWPGHPAKAHWGVPDPSTAEGSDDDKRKAFLQAYVQMRKRIELFTNLPFEKLDRIAIQQEMQSIGTSLREKGE; this comes from the coding sequence GTGACCGAACACCGCAAATACAACGTCCTTTTCCTCTGTACGCATAATTCCGCGCGCTCTATCCTTGCTGAAGCGGCGCTTAATCAGCTCGCGAGTGACCGGTTCGTCGGCTACAGCGCCGGCAGCCATCCCGGGACGGCTCCGAACCCTTATGCACTTGACCTGCTGCGTTCGCAGGGGATTTCGACCGAAGGGCTGCGCAGCAAGAGCTGGGACGAATTCGCTGAAGACGGCGCACCGCAAATCGACTTCATTTTTACGGTTTGCGACAACGCAGCCGGCGAGGTATGCCCGATTTGGCCCGGTCACCCTGCGAAAGCACACTGGGGCGTGCCCGACCCGTCGACGGCCGAAGGCTCGGACGACGACAAGCGCAAGGCATTCCTGCAGGCCTATGTTCAGATGAGGAAGCGCATCGAGCTCTTCACGAATCTGCCATTCGAAAAGCTGGACCGCATCGCAATCCAGCAGGAAATGCAGAGCATCGGTACGTCGCTGCGCGAAAAAGGAGAGTAA
- the phoU gene encoding phosphate signaling complex protein PhoU yields MSDKHLSSQFDADLNLVSTRLLEMGGLVEQQIARAMQALDTFDLDIVEQVIADEHRLNAMEIQIDEELSNIIARRQPAAKDLRLLMAASKTITNLERAGDEARKIAKRTRRIAADSAARTINIAEIKLSGEMATHILRRALDAFARLDTVAAAQIVRDDQAIDEEFRAFVRKLVTYMMEDPRSISVGLDYLFVAKAIERIGDHATNIAEFIVYVVKGTDVRHLSQDELERRALDTKD; encoded by the coding sequence ATGTCCGACAAGCACCTCTCCAGCCAGTTCGACGCCGACCTCAATCTGGTATCCACCAGGCTGCTCGAGATGGGCGGCCTGGTGGAACAACAGATTGCTCGTGCGATGCAGGCGCTGGACACCTTCGACCTCGATATTGTTGAGCAGGTTATCGCCGACGAGCATCGCTTGAACGCGATGGAAATCCAGATAGATGAAGAGTTGAGCAACATCATCGCTCGTCGCCAGCCAGCCGCCAAAGACCTCCGGTTGCTGATGGCTGCTTCGAAGACCATCACCAATCTCGAGCGCGCCGGGGACGAGGCCCGCAAGATTGCGAAACGCACGCGACGCATCGCCGCAGACAGCGCAGCGCGGACCATCAACATCGCCGAAATCAAGCTGTCGGGGGAAATGGCGACGCACATCTTGCGCCGGGCGCTGGATGCATTCGCGAGACTGGATACTGTCGCCGCAGCGCAGATTGTCCGCGACGACCAGGCCATCGACGAAGAGTTTCGCGCGTTTGTCCGCAAGCTCGTGACCTACATGATGGAAGACCCCCGGAGCATATCCGTCGGGCTCGACTATCTGTTCGTCGCCAAGGCCATCGAGCGTATTGGCGACCATGCGACGAACATCGCTGAATTCATTGTCTATGTCGTCAAGGGCACGGACGTGCGTCACCTGTCACAGGATGAACTCGAGCGCCGTGCGCTGGATACCAAGGACTAA
- the arsB gene encoding ACR3 family arsenite efflux transporter, protein MAGSQTAAKAARPAPSGIGFFERYLSVWVALCIVVGIVLGKLLPGTVHTVSTLEVAHVNIPVGILIWVMIIPMLLRIDFASLGKVRNQVKGIGVTLVINWAVKPFTMAFLAWVFVRHAFASLLPADQLDSYVAGLILLAAAPCTAMVFVWSQLTKGDPYFTLSQVALNDLIMVFAFAPVVGLLLGISNITVPWDTLLTSVVLYIVIPVIIAQIVRKALLRQGEQAFQRALSKIGPFSIAALLLTLVLLFAFQGEQIIAQPVVILLLAVPILIQVIINSSLAYLANRQLGVPHDVAAPSCLIGASNFFELAVATAISLFGLKSGAALATVVGVLIEVPLMLVVVKVVNSSRHWYQRTS, encoded by the coding sequence ATGGCAGGCAGTCAAACCGCTGCAAAAGCAGCGCGGCCGGCACCCAGCGGAATCGGATTCTTCGAACGCTATCTGTCCGTATGGGTCGCGCTGTGCATTGTGGTTGGCATTGTCCTCGGCAAGTTGTTGCCTGGCACCGTGCACACCGTTTCGACGCTTGAAGTCGCCCACGTCAACATCCCGGTCGGGATTCTGATTTGGGTCATGATTATTCCGATGCTGCTGCGCATCGACTTCGCCTCGCTGGGAAAGGTTCGCAACCAGGTGAAAGGCATCGGCGTGACGCTCGTCATCAACTGGGCGGTCAAGCCATTCACCATGGCATTTCTGGCGTGGGTCTTCGTGCGACACGCGTTCGCGTCGCTGTTGCCTGCAGACCAGTTGGACAGCTACGTCGCCGGCCTCATCCTTCTCGCTGCGGCGCCCTGCACAGCGATGGTCTTCGTCTGGAGCCAACTGACAAAGGGTGACCCGTACTTCACGCTGTCGCAGGTCGCGCTGAATGACCTGATAATGGTGTTCGCGTTTGCCCCTGTTGTCGGACTCCTTCTCGGCATCTCGAACATCACGGTGCCGTGGGATACGCTGCTGACTTCCGTGGTGCTCTACATCGTCATCCCGGTCATCATCGCCCAGATTGTCCGCAAAGCTCTCCTACGCCAGGGCGAGCAGGCTTTCCAGCGAGCGCTGTCGAAGATTGGCCCGTTCTCCATCGCTGCACTGCTGCTGACGCTGGTATTGCTCTTCGCGTTTCAGGGCGAGCAAATCATTGCTCAGCCGGTGGTTATCCTGCTTCTCGCAGTGCCCATCCTGATTCAGGTGATTATCAATTCGTCGCTCGCCTACCTGGCGAACCGACAGCTCGGCGTGCCGCACGACGTCGCTGCTCCGTCCTGCCTGATTGGCGCGTCCAACTTTTTCGAGTTGGCGGTTGCGACAGCAATCAGTCTGTTCGGACTCAAATCTGGCGCCGCATTGGCGACTGTCGTGGGTGTACTTATCGAAGTACCGCTCATGCTCGTCGTCGTCAAGGTGGTCAACTCATCGCGACACTGGTACCAGCGGACGTCGTAA
- a CDS encoding sigma-54-dependent transcriptional regulator: MSTTLICVVEDDPIMGESLADRFRLEGFDVDWHTDGESAFGALQNRPYQAVISDIRLPDISGEDLFSRSVAAHGSVPPFVFITAYASVDTAVALLKSGAADYITKPFDIGALVDKVRLLTGTGIPDRAMPAQSELGVSEAMRRLAELVPRVAGRAKSILITGESGVGKEVLARFVHRHAPGDALPFVAVNCGAVPETLLESEFFGHERGAFTGAERQKKGYFEQAEGGTLFLDEIGDLPLSMQVKLLRALQERRVTRVGGERGFETTFWLVCATNRDLAELVRVGKFREDLFYRINILQLRVPALRDRPDDVLWLAHRFVRDIAGQLSEPTKVFHPSAEARLATYGWPGNVRELQNRLERACIVCSRNILFSSDIFEEDGSHGASALDMDTPLDGYMAACENAFIRAALLQHQGRISETAHALGISRKSLWEKMRKHAIAAEPLH, encoded by the coding sequence ATGTCGACCACGCTTATCTGTGTTGTCGAAGACGACCCCATCATGGGCGAGTCCCTGGCTGACCGCTTCCGCCTGGAAGGGTTCGATGTGGACTGGCATACCGATGGTGAGTCGGCTTTCGGTGCTCTGCAGAATCGCCCTTATCAGGCCGTCATCAGCGATATCCGGCTGCCCGACATTTCAGGCGAGGATCTGTTTTCGCGGTCGGTGGCCGCGCACGGCTCCGTGCCGCCATTTGTTTTCATCACGGCCTACGCGTCAGTCGATACGGCAGTTGCTCTCCTCAAAAGCGGCGCAGCAGACTACATCACGAAGCCGTTCGACATTGGCGCGCTGGTCGACAAGGTAAGACTTCTCACAGGGACGGGCATACCTGACCGGGCCATGCCGGCGCAGAGCGAGCTAGGTGTGTCCGAAGCGATGCGGCGCCTCGCCGAACTGGTGCCGAGAGTCGCTGGTCGAGCCAAATCGATTCTGATTACCGGCGAATCGGGTGTCGGCAAGGAAGTGCTCGCGCGGTTCGTTCATCGACATGCGCCGGGCGACGCGCTGCCGTTCGTCGCAGTCAACTGTGGTGCCGTTCCAGAGACGCTTCTCGAATCCGAATTTTTCGGCCACGAGAGGGGCGCGTTCACCGGCGCAGAGCGTCAGAAGAAGGGGTACTTCGAGCAGGCGGAGGGCGGCACTCTGTTTCTTGATGAGATAGGCGATTTGCCCCTGTCGATGCAGGTAAAGCTGCTGCGTGCATTGCAGGAGCGCCGCGTCACGAGAGTTGGGGGCGAGAGAGGGTTCGAAACCACCTTCTGGCTGGTCTGCGCGACGAATCGGGACCTCGCGGAACTGGTCCGGGTCGGGAAGTTTCGGGAAGACCTTTTTTACCGCATCAACATCCTGCAGCTACGCGTACCGGCACTTCGCGACCGGCCCGACGATGTCCTATGGCTTGCGCACCGTTTCGTACGCGATATCGCGGGCCAGCTCAGCGAGCCGACGAAGGTTTTTCACCCTTCGGCAGAGGCGCGACTTGCGACGTACGGCTGGCCCGGCAACGTACGGGAACTGCAAAATCGCCTTGAGCGCGCATGCATCGTGTGCTCCCGCAATATCCTGTTTTCATCCGATATTTTCGAGGAAGACGGCTCTCACGGCGCATCGGCTCTGGATATGGACACGCCGCTCGATGGCTACATGGCCGCATGCGAAAACGCCTTCATTCGCGCGGCGCTGCTGCAGCACCAAGGTCGCATTTCCGAGACTGCGCATGCCTTGGGAATTTCGAGGAAGAGCCTGTGGGAGAAGATGCGCAAGCATGCGATTGCGGCCGAGCCGCTTCATTGA